A stretch of the Dioscorea cayenensis subsp. rotundata cultivar TDr96_F1 chromosome 4, TDr96_F1_v2_PseudoChromosome.rev07_lg8_w22 25.fasta, whole genome shotgun sequence genome encodes the following:
- the LOC120259265 gene encoding protein WVD2-like 4 isoform X1, with the protein MNQMKGKVSEKEEIGTKKLNLNSKAKHSIEELEIKLKKSSTFKASPLPSFYSKRIASPKAKQLEKEEEKEKNKLQKSATFKPSPSPNFYQKNPANSRNPDLAVKSPVQSKTPTLNLQSKSLSRAESKKMDLTTKTAPQIARERTRETIKKLFKGPWKASNAKQDAETKNSENGEVSSSEGNNVAVDA; encoded by the exons ATGAACCAAATGAAGGGTAAGGTTTCAGAGAAAGAAGAGATTGGAACTAAGAAACTGAACCTAAACTCCAAAGCTAAG CATAGTATTGAAGAATTAGAGATCAAGTTGAAGAAGAGCTCGACCTTCAAAGCATCACCATTACCGAGTTTCTATAGCAAAAGAATAGCTTCTCCAAAGGCTAAGCAATTAGAG aaagaagaggaaaaggagaagaataAACTACAGAAGAGTGCTACATTCAAGCCATCACCATCGCCGAACTTCTACCAAAAAAATCCCGCCAATTCTCGGAATCCTGACTTAGCAGTAAAG AGTCCCGTGCAATCTAAAACACCAACTCTGAATCTTCAGAGCAAATCATTGTCTCGTGCTGAAAGCAAAAAGATGGACTTGACGACGAAGACTGCTCCGCAAATTGCACGCGAAAGAACGAGGGAGACGATAAAGAAATTGTTCAAAGGGCCTTGGAAGGCTTCAAATGCTAAACAAGATGCAGAAACAAAAAACTCTGAAAATGGAGAGGTCTCATCAAGTGAAGGAAACAATGTGGCAGTGGATGCATGA
- the LOC120259265 gene encoding protein WVD2-like 4 isoform X2, translated as MNQMKGKVSEKEEIGTKKLNLNSKAKHSIEELEIKLKKSSTFKASPLPSFYSKRIASPKAKQLEKEEEKEKNKLQKSATFKPSPSPNFYQKNPANSRNPDLAVKSKSLSRAESKKMDLTTKTAPQIARERTRETIKKLFKGPWKASNAKQDAETKNSENGEVSSSEGNNVAVDA; from the exons ATGAACCAAATGAAGGGTAAGGTTTCAGAGAAAGAAGAGATTGGAACTAAGAAACTGAACCTAAACTCCAAAGCTAAG CATAGTATTGAAGAATTAGAGATCAAGTTGAAGAAGAGCTCGACCTTCAAAGCATCACCATTACCGAGTTTCTATAGCAAAAGAATAGCTTCTCCAAAGGCTAAGCAATTAGAG aaagaagaggaaaaggagaagaataAACTACAGAAGAGTGCTACATTCAAGCCATCACCATCGCCGAACTTCTACCAAAAAAATCCCGCCAATTCTCGGAATCCTGACTTAGCAGTAAAG AGCAAATCATTGTCTCGTGCTGAAAGCAAAAAGATGGACTTGACGACGAAGACTGCTCCGCAAATTGCACGCGAAAGAACGAGGGAGACGATAAAGAAATTGTTCAAAGGGCCTTGGAAGGCTTCAAATGCTAAACAAGATGCAGAAACAAAAAACTCTGAAAATGGAGAGGTCTCATCAAGTGAAGGAAACAATGTGGCAGTGGATGCATGA